Proteins from one Vespa crabro chromosome 11, iyVesCrab1.2, whole genome shotgun sequence genomic window:
- the LOC124427883 gene encoding protein DDB_G0276689-like has translation MIVIYSTLPLSSAVDTRHALGNPSHRVPFSLITSPVLGIRHRVPISNYQRVYTRQEYCSQLGLSLRNLKISWSPRPHLLHHTLRYRPERIHSVSNSRNNSIIINNNNNNNNSSSSSNNNNNNSNTTIYNHPQSVSCPVARVTMVTDSPSTLHQLQYQHPGQIKFALLPTDYHRQQHRDVLIVLPLHHTITESPLSTSHTVSSLLEQHRRHYHHHHHHHHHHHHQRHHQQQQQQEQQQPQQQQIHLGQRSVQQTHHQQTVYPGWYNGVPIRSPVLQYLYPPVATTTMTVAASQLSRTQEATGQQRSLIRTASPWYPRVAALYHPNLCGTVNFNSPYQGGHTASPPHPLQVQQARLFHLQQLHQPACPHPLVYQASSYNGVPQGWCCINPYLAGRIPRPFHIHNHQRPRHKGPA, from the coding sequence ATGATCGTCATCTACAGCACGTTACCGCTATCATCGGCGGTGGACACACGGCACGCGTTGGGAAACCCGTCTCACCGAGTCCCATTCTCGTTAATAACGAGCCCGGTGTTGGGGATACGTCATCGAGTACCAATCAGCAATTATCAACGAGTCTACACTCGACAGGAGTATTGCTCCCAGCTTGGACTCTCTCTGCGGAACTTGAAAATTTCTTGGAGCCCCCGCCCCCACCTGCTCCATCACACCCTGCGATACCGACCAGAACGAATTCACTCGGTGAGCAACAGTCGCAACAAcagcatcatcatcaacaacaacaacaacaacaacaacagcagcagcagcagcaacaacaacaacaacaacagcaacacaACAATCTACAATCATCCGCAATCAGTCAGCTGTCCCGTAGCCCGAGTCACAATGGTCACGGATTCCCCCTCTACACTCCACCAGCTCCAATACCAGCATCCGGGGCAAATAAAATTCGCTCTACTCCCAACGGATTACCACAGGCAACAGCACCGAGACGTCCTCATAGTATTGCCGCTCCACCATACCATCACGGAGTCGCCTCTCTCCACCAGTCATACGGTCAGCTCCCTTCTAGAACAACATCGTCgacattatcatcatcatcatcatcatcatcatcatcatcatcatcaacgtCATcatcaacagcagcaacagcaggaACAACAGCAACCGCAACAGCAACAGATACATCTTGGGCAACGATCGGTTCAACAAACCCATCATCAACAAACGGTCTATCCGGGATGGTACAACGGCGTGCCCATTCGGTCGCCGGTACTCCAGTATCTTTATCCACCGGTTgcaacgacgacaatgacggtGGCAGCCTCACAGCTCAGCAGGACTCAAGAAGCAACGGGTCAACAACGCTCGTTAATAAGAACGGCATCGCCGTGGTATCCTCGAGTCGCAGCGCTATACCACCCCAATCTTTGTGGAACGGTCAACTTCAACAGCCCGTACCAAGGCGGCCACACAGCATCGCCTCCACACCCGTTACAGGTTCAACAGGCACGCCTGTTTCATCTTCAGCAATTACACCAGCCGGCTTGTCCTCATCCACTCGTATACCAGGCGAGCTCATACAATGGGGTTCCTCAGGGATGGTGTTGCATCAACCCATACCTCGCAGGGCGTATCCCTCGACCCTTCCACATCCACAACCACCAACGCCCACGACACAAGGGCCCGGCTTGA